From Draconibacterium halophilum, one genomic window encodes:
- a CDS encoding putative DNA modification/repair radical SAM protein — protein MNDAVHEKLKILSDAAKYDVSCASSGSNRANSSKGIGNGVACGICHSFTEDGRCVSLFKILMTNNCIYDCAYCINRRTNDRARATFTAQEIVDLTIGFYRRNYIEGLFLSSGVIKSPDFTMERMVQVAKKLRNEENYNGYIHLKAIPGASSELIHEAGIWADRLSVNMEIPTELNLKKLAPEKNYPDIITPMGQIRNSILVAKEERKKYRTAPRFAPAGQSTQLIVGASPETDRQIILLSSGLYKKQNLKRVYFSGYLPVNSYDARLPAVNRPPLVRENRLYQSDWLMRFYHFKAEEILSEDQPFLDLDVDPKLGFALRNMHLFPVDINRDDYEMILRVPGIGVQSAQKIVLARKHRRLNSLHLKNLGIVMKRAKYFITCNELPVHKTEWEPQRLKHKLLCEMNSKYKKSFDTQLKLFTDFKPVLPTLH, from the coding sequence ATGAATGACGCAGTACATGAAAAACTAAAGATATTGTCGGACGCAGCAAAATATGATGTGTCGTGTGCATCGAGCGGCAGTAACCGGGCCAACAGCAGTAAGGGAATTGGGAATGGTGTAGCTTGCGGCATTTGCCATAGCTTTACCGAAGATGGCCGCTGTGTGAGCTTATTTAAAATATTAATGACCAACAATTGTATTTACGACTGTGCTTACTGTATTAACCGCCGTACCAACGACCGGGCGCGTGCTACTTTTACGGCTCAGGAAATTGTGGACCTTACCATTGGTTTTTACCGCCGTAATTATATCGAGGGGTTGTTTCTGAGTTCGGGGGTGATTAAAAGTCCTGATTTTACCATGGAGCGCATGGTACAGGTGGCTAAAAAATTGCGTAACGAAGAAAACTACAACGGCTACATTCATTTGAAAGCTATTCCGGGAGCGAGTAGTGAGTTGATTCACGAAGCAGGAATTTGGGCCGATCGTTTGAGTGTAAACATGGAAATTCCAACAGAACTGAACCTGAAAAAGCTGGCACCTGAAAAAAACTATCCTGATATTATTACGCCCATGGGGCAAATCCGCAATTCGATTCTTGTGGCAAAAGAAGAACGGAAAAAGTACCGCACTGCACCGCGATTTGCTCCGGCCGGGCAAAGCACACAATTAATAGTTGGTGCCTCGCCGGAAACAGATCGGCAAATCATTCTGCTGTCATCGGGTTTGTACAAAAAGCAAAATCTGAAACGGGTTTATTTTTCAGGTTACCTGCCCGTTAATAGTTACGATGCCCGCCTGCCGGCTGTTAACCGTCCGCCGCTGGTACGCGAAAATCGCCTGTATCAGAGTGATTGGTTAATGCGTTTTTATCATTTTAAAGCCGAGGAGATTTTAAGCGAAGACCAGCCTTTTCTGGATTTGGATGTGGACCCAAAACTGGGTTTTGCACTTCGAAACATGCACCTGTTTCCGGTGGATATTAACCGAGATGATTACGAAATGATTTTGCGTGTTCCTGGAATTGGAGTGCAGTCGGCACAAAAAATTGTATTGGCGCGTAAACATCGCCGGTTAAATTCGCTGCACCTGAAAAACCTGGGAATTGTAATGAAACGTGCTAAATACTTTATTACCTGCAACGAATTGCCTGTGCATAAAACAGAGTGGGAACCTCAGCGATTAAAACATAAATTACTGTGCGAAATGAATTCGAAATACAAAAAGTCATTTGACACGCAGTTAAAGTTATTTACTGATTTTAAACCCGTGCTGCCAACGTTACATTAG
- a CDS encoding TIGR03915 family putative DNA repair protein: protein MKIYTYDNTFEGFLTCVFDCYNRKDFPVDICSRYGEQRYLFVESIDIATDPKKAERVWKGIQKHLSGKNKQLLFYAFLSEELGIEMKIYRFLRRMFSGHLNLETDYGDPDVLNLTQTSQKVKKEAMRMMQFVRFQRTKDRMYFCGIEPKYDVIPLIINHYEKRFTDQRWLIYDLRRNYGILYGTDKVEEVVLTKKQFNAYNGQVKEELLHEGEDFYQKLWRSYFKHINIEERKNLKLQRQHMPRRFWKYLPEKQESN from the coding sequence ATGAAAATATACACCTACGATAATACTTTTGAAGGTTTTTTAACTTGTGTTTTCGATTGCTACAACCGAAAAGATTTCCCGGTTGATATTTGTTCGCGATATGGCGAGCAGCGTTACCTTTTTGTTGAAAGTATTGATATTGCTACCGACCCGAAAAAGGCCGAGCGGGTTTGGAAGGGCATTCAAAAACACCTGTCGGGGAAAAACAAACAACTGTTGTTTTATGCTTTCTTGTCGGAAGAATTAGGCATTGAAATGAAAATTTATCGTTTCTTACGCCGAATGTTCAGCGGGCATCTTAACCTGGAAACCGATTATGGTGATCCTGATGTGCTGAATCTTACACAAACTTCGCAAAAGGTAAAAAAGGAAGCCATGCGTATGATGCAGTTTGTTCGTTTTCAGCGCACCAAAGACCGGATGTATTTTTGCGGTATCGAGCCCAAATACGATGTTATTCCTTTAATCATAAACCACTACGAAAAACGATTTACCGATCAGCGTTGGCTGATTTACGATTTACGCCGCAACTATGGTATTTTGTATGGAACCGACAAGGTAGAAGAAGTGGTGCTTACAAAAAAGCAATTTAATGCTTACAATGGTCAGGTGAAAGAGGAGTTGTTACACGAGGGCGAAGACTTTTATCAAAAACTGTGGCGTTCGTATTTTAAACACATCAACATTGAAGAACGAAAAAATCTAAAGTTGCAACGCCAACATATGCCCCGGCGCTTTTGGAAGTATTTACCAGAGAAACAGGAGTCGAACTGA
- the amrS gene encoding AmmeMemoRadiSam system radical SAM enzyme: MQEALFYSKTTKGQVRCELCPWNCVLSDGQTGICKVRTNHNGILVTNVYNKVAAIGSDPIEKKPLYHFHPGKNILSVGEVGCNLECSFCQNHRISQCKASEFSGFHNITSNKIVDEAQKTWNNTGIAYTYNEPFTFYEFLLDTAQLARLKGLKNVVVSNGYINAAPLQKLLPFIDAFNIDLKAFTDDFYKKYTKGKLQPVLNTLKQIAQSPAHLEITTLIIPGLNDDSSEFESMINWIATELGENVPLHLSRYYPQYKLNAPPTPVEKLVELYDLAKQQLQHVFLGNISDQERSTTYCKNCNAQLISRNRYNTAITTLDRAGNCKKCGTFSSVVI, encoded by the coding sequence ATGCAAGAGGCTTTATTCTATAGCAAAACAACAAAAGGCCAGGTTCGGTGTGAGCTCTGTCCGTGGAACTGTGTTTTATCCGACGGACAAACCGGCATCTGTAAAGTACGAACCAACCACAACGGTATTTTAGTTACCAACGTTTATAATAAAGTTGCAGCCATCGGCTCCGATCCTATTGAAAAAAAACCACTTTATCATTTTCACCCGGGAAAAAATATATTATCGGTTGGAGAAGTGGGCTGCAATCTGGAATGCAGTTTTTGCCAAAACCACCGAATCTCGCAGTGCAAAGCTTCCGAGTTTTCCGGGTTCCACAATATCACTTCCAATAAGATTGTTGACGAAGCCCAGAAAACATGGAACAACACAGGCATTGCCTACACCTACAACGAGCCTTTTACTTTTTACGAATTTTTACTGGATACCGCTCAGTTAGCTCGTTTAAAAGGATTAAAAAATGTCGTTGTTTCCAATGGCTATATTAATGCAGCGCCTTTACAAAAACTACTGCCATTTATCGATGCCTTTAATATCGATCTGAAAGCTTTCACCGACGATTTTTATAAAAAATATACGAAAGGGAAATTACAACCGGTTTTAAATACACTAAAACAAATTGCGCAAAGTCCGGCTCATCTTGAAATTACCACACTTATCATTCCCGGATTGAATGATGATAGCTCCGAATTTGAAAGCATGATAAATTGGATTGCCACCGAGTTAGGAGAAAATGTGCCGCTTCATTTGTCGCGCTATTATCCGCAATACAAGCTAAACGCACCTCCTACTCCTGTAGAAAAATTAGTGGAGCTTTACGATCTCGCAAAACAGCAACTACAACATGTATTCCTTGGAAATATAAGTGACCAAGAACGGTCAACCACCTACTGCAAAAACTGCAATGCGCAGCTGATTTCGAGAAACCGTTACAATACAGCAATTACTACTCTTGATCGCGCAGGGAATTGTAAAAAATGTGGTACTTTTTCTTCTGTAGTTATTTAG
- a CDS encoding Ppx/GppA phosphatase family protein — protein MRIAVIDLGTNTCNLLIAETKGAVYKILHQSKQMIKLGDGKIRDNQISEEATFRTSAAFRAHKKVMDTFGVDKIFALATSAVRTAGNKTEFLAAIEKECSCSIDVISGEREAELIFNGVLLAFGKIEFPSVILDIGGGSNELILTHKEEIIWKESRATGMSRIINLFDLFDPINDEQIRELQNYFTAEHQSAIQNCLDKKVATLIGCSGAFDTIADILDEVSPGEKQRVTQVISLEAFYSVYERLLKSTRKERLQMEGMDVVRVDLIVPAIILIETLISAIGIKQIVQTDFALREGVLYELMAAK, from the coding sequence ATGCGTATCGCTGTAATAGATTTAGGAACAAATACTTGTAATTTGCTTATTGCTGAGACGAAAGGTGCAGTATACAAGATCTTGCATCAAAGCAAGCAAATGATAAAGTTAGGCGACGGAAAAATTCGGGATAACCAGATAAGTGAAGAAGCCACTTTTAGGACCTCCGCTGCATTTCGTGCGCATAAAAAAGTGATGGATACTTTTGGTGTCGACAAAATTTTTGCCCTTGCCACCTCTGCAGTGCGCACTGCCGGAAATAAAACGGAATTTCTTGCGGCCATTGAGAAAGAGTGCAGTTGTTCTATTGATGTTATTTCCGGAGAGCGGGAAGCAGAACTCATTTTCAACGGCGTTTTATTAGCTTTTGGGAAAATTGAATTTCCATCTGTAATTCTTGATATTGGTGGTGGAAGTAACGAGTTGATATTAACGCACAAAGAAGAGATTATTTGGAAAGAAAGCCGGGCAACAGGAATGTCACGTATCATTAATTTATTTGATCTTTTTGATCCGATAAATGACGAACAAATTCGAGAACTTCAGAATTATTTTACTGCAGAACATCAATCGGCGATTCAGAATTGCCTTGACAAAAAGGTGGCAACTTTAATTGGCTGCTCGGGAGCTTTTGACACAATTGCCGATATACTTGATGAAGTGAGTCCGGGAGAGAAACAAAGGGTGACACAGGTAATATCGCTTGAAGCGTTTTATTCGGTTTATGAAAGGTTATTAAAATCTACCCGCAAAGAGCGTTTGCAAATGGAAGGTATGGATGTTGTGCGGGTTGATTTAATTGTGCCGGCAATAATTTTGATTGAAACCCTTATTTCTGCCATTGGAATAAAACAAATCGTCCAGACAGATTTTGCTTTACGCGAAGGCGTGCTTTACGAGCTTATGGCCGCTAAATAA
- a CDS encoding uracil-xanthine permease family protein, translated as MSGKTLRDQLTLKNTVLGVQFLFVAFGATVLVPLLVGIDPAVALFTAGIGTLLFHLVTKGQVPVFLGSSFAFIAPIVEATKLYGWPGTLSGIIAVGVVYGIVSTLVKLRGITFVERLFPAVVVGPIILLIGLSLASTAVDMAKTDWTLAVVTLFTAIIVVIFGKKMIKLIPIFIAIAVGYIVAIIWGKVDFTAVQEAGWITLPQFTTPKFSWQAILYMIPVAIAPIIEHVGDMYAIGGVAEKNFIEKPGLHRTLLGDGIATALAGFFGGVPNTTYSEVTGAITLTKVTNPFILRVSAITAIVFAFVGKISGFLKTIPQAVLGGIMLLLFGMIASIGIKSMVDSKMDMGETRNQVIVSIVLTVGIGGAVISYGTFSLAGIGLAAAVGIILNLILPKTKKEE; from the coding sequence ATGAGTGGTAAAACTTTACGCGATCAATTAACCTTAAAAAACACCGTGTTGGGTGTGCAGTTCTTATTTGTTGCTTTTGGTGCAACAGTTTTGGTTCCGCTACTGGTGGGAATCGACCCGGCCGTGGCCCTTTTTACGGCCGGAATAGGCACACTACTTTTTCACCTTGTTACCAAGGGGCAGGTACCGGTATTCCTCGGAAGTAGCTTTGCCTTTATTGCCCCAATTGTTGAAGCCACCAAATTATATGGCTGGCCGGGAACACTCTCAGGGATTATTGCCGTTGGGGTAGTATATGGGATCGTTTCTACCCTGGTAAAATTACGGGGAATTACATTTGTCGAGCGTCTTTTCCCTGCTGTTGTAGTTGGCCCCATTATTTTACTGATTGGTTTATCGCTGGCATCAACAGCTGTTGATATGGCTAAAACGGATTGGACACTCGCTGTTGTTACCTTGTTTACAGCCATTATTGTGGTAATTTTTGGGAAGAAAATGATTAAACTTATTCCCATATTTATTGCCATTGCAGTAGGGTATATCGTTGCAATAATATGGGGGAAAGTGGATTTTACCGCCGTTCAGGAGGCTGGCTGGATAACCTTACCTCAATTTACTACCCCAAAATTTAGCTGGCAAGCCATTTTATATATGATTCCGGTAGCCATTGCACCAATTATTGAACACGTTGGAGATATGTACGCCATTGGTGGTGTAGCCGAAAAGAACTTTATTGAAAAACCGGGTTTACACCGAACCTTGCTTGGCGATGGAATTGCGACTGCATTGGCTGGATTTTTTGGCGGCGTACCTAACACCACATATTCCGAAGTTACAGGAGCCATTACACTAACCAAAGTTACCAACCCATTTATCTTGCGTGTTTCGGCAATTACGGCTATAGTATTTGCTTTTGTGGGAAAAATAAGTGGCTTTCTAAAAACTATTCCGCAAGCGGTTTTGGGTGGAATTATGCTTTTACTTTTTGGAATGATCGCCTCAATAGGTATTAAAAGCATGGTTGATTCAAAAATGGATATGGGAGAAACCCGCAACCAGGTAATTGTTTCAATCGTTTTAACCGTTGGAATTGGTGGAGCCGTTATTTCGTATGGAACCTTTTCGCTTGCAGGTATCGGCTTGGCTGCTGCCGTTGGTATTATTTTAAATTTGATTTTGCCAAAGACGAAAAAAGAAGAATAG
- a CDS encoding XRE family transcriptional regulator has protein sequence MNYFGKNIKLLRKRKKRTQNEVAAAMELKRTTVNALENAISQPTVSHLQSFSKYFGIAIDTLINVDMQQLSESQFADLQNGFDVFIRGSKLRVIATTVDSENNDNIEFVNEKAKAGYVNCFADPEYIGKLPVFQLPFLSKDKKYRAFTIEGDSMLPISAGSIVIGEFIQDFYNIKSNEAYIVVTRDDGIVFKVIENKIDAERSLHLISLNKAFEPYDMPIADVTEVWKFVCYLNTSIPEPESEINLLMKQMDDMQQAIKKLGAKIG, from the coding sequence ATGAATTACTTTGGCAAGAATATCAAACTGTTACGCAAGCGAAAAAAACGTACACAAAACGAAGTGGCTGCAGCGATGGAATTAAAGCGCACCACCGTTAACGCGCTCGAAAATGCAATCAGTCAACCTACGGTTTCGCATCTTCAATCCTTTTCCAAGTATTTTGGAATTGCTATCGACACGCTGATTAATGTTGATATGCAACAATTATCAGAAAGTCAGTTTGCCGACCTGCAGAATGGTTTTGATGTGTTTATACGGGGCTCCAAATTGCGGGTTATTGCCACAACTGTAGATTCGGAAAATAACGACAATATTGAGTTTGTAAACGAAAAAGCCAAAGCCGGCTATGTAAATTGTTTTGCAGATCCGGAATACATCGGAAAATTACCGGTTTTTCAGTTGCCCTTTCTCTCGAAAGATAAAAAATACAGAGCCTTTACTATAGAAGGCGACTCGATGCTACCTATCTCCGCCGGATCGATTGTAATTGGTGAATTCATCCAGGATTTCTACAACATTAAAAGCAACGAAGCATACATTGTTGTTACCCGCGATGATGGCATTGTTTTTAAAGTGATTGAAAATAAAATTGACGCCGAACGATCGCTACACCTGATTTCGTTAAACAAAGCATTTGAACCGTACGACATGCCAATTGCCGATGTTACCGAAGTTTGGAAATTTGTGTGTTACCTGAACACCAGCATCCCAGAACCGGAATCTGAGATTAACCTGCTGATGAAACAAATGGACGACATGCAACAGGCAATCAAAAAGCTCGGAGCAAAAATTGGTTAG
- a CDS encoding glycoside hydrolase family 3 N-terminal domain-containing protein, with translation MKPTPNIFLLLIFFVLLLANDSSAQEPPFFQFKDDEWVTQQLEKMSLEERIAQLMMITVYPKQNEASKAIYKKRIQQWKPGGILIMQGSPAKTADWINQFQEASETPLLVAIDGEWGPAMRTDSTIVYPYAQSLGAVQDSSILYQMGHDFASQLKRMGIQMNFAPVADINTNPFNPVIGFRSFGEDKYSVAQKSWMVAKGMQDNNVIPVAKHFPGHGDTKTDSHKTLPLIPHSKSRIDSIESFPFRYLSNRGIAGIMSGHLNIPSLDDSGKTSSLSKKVVTDYLKEEIGYKGFVVTDAINMKGVVTGPGRAELEALIAGNDMIEFVADAGKAVATIKEAVANGEISEDEINEKCRTVLALKRWVGLNEYQPTSVADITADLNAPEYQVTNRKLIKQSLTVVVNNDSTLPVQELDKRTIATVNIGGAQKSAFQSMLAKYTNMDHFWLPKDATEQTWANLRQKLDNYNFVIAGITGINKYSSNNYGISEIQKKAVIDLVNEQNVVFSVFGNAYALKHFANIHHADALIVAHQDNELTQKLAAQLVFGAFKASGKLPVTSDRRFKAGDGMEVNPNQTFSYTIPEEAGMSSAILNRKIDSLANLGISEGAYPGCQVMVAKGGQVVFHKCFGFQTYDSIYPVNMDNIYDWASVTKVTGPLPAIMKMVDERKINIDDKFSKYWPDFIGSNKENLSFREILAHQARLASWIAFWTMTVQEDGTLDRNVFKDHPSSKFDIRVSERLRMNHDFRKTMFDTIRTSELVPRKKYLYSGLSFYLYPDIIENLTGTPYESYVKNTFYKPLGAQTITFNAYKHYPLSQIIPTEVDDFFRMEKMRGYVHDEGAAMMGGVSGNAGLFGSTTDLAKVFQMYLQNGYFGGRRYISKATINEFTRIQYPENENRRGLGFDKPMIDNDENELEDAYPAVSSSKSSFGHSGYTGTFAWADPDNGLLFIFMSNRVYPTRNNSKLYELNIRTAMHQAIYDSIISE, from the coding sequence ATGAAACCAACACCTAATATATTTTTACTTCTTATATTTTTTGTTCTGTTATTAGCAAACGATTCTTCTGCACAAGAACCTCCATTTTTCCAGTTTAAAGATGATGAGTGGGTAACACAGCAACTCGAAAAAATGAGTTTGGAAGAACGGATCGCCCAGCTAATGATGATAACGGTTTATCCGAAACAAAACGAGGCCAGCAAGGCAATTTATAAGAAAAGAATACAGCAGTGGAAACCGGGTGGAATTTTGATAATGCAAGGTTCGCCGGCAAAAACGGCCGACTGGATTAACCAGTTCCAGGAAGCTTCTGAAACACCACTTTTAGTTGCTATCGACGGCGAATGGGGACCTGCCATGCGAACCGATAGCACAATTGTTTATCCGTATGCGCAATCGTTGGGCGCTGTTCAAGATAGTTCTATACTCTATCAAATGGGACATGATTTTGCCAGCCAGTTAAAACGAATGGGTATTCAAATGAACTTTGCGCCGGTTGCCGACATTAATACCAATCCTTTCAATCCGGTTATCGGGTTTCGTTCGTTTGGTGAGGACAAATATAGTGTGGCTCAAAAATCGTGGATGGTTGCCAAAGGAATGCAGGATAACAATGTAATTCCGGTAGCTAAACATTTTCCCGGACATGGCGACACTAAAACTGATTCGCATAAAACACTTCCGCTCATTCCGCATTCAAAAAGCCGCATTGACAGCATTGAAAGTTTTCCATTCAGATATCTATCAAATCGGGGAATAGCAGGGATTATGTCGGGGCATTTAAATATTCCCTCGCTTGATGATTCAGGAAAAACCTCATCGCTTTCGAAAAAAGTGGTTACCGATTATTTAAAAGAGGAGATCGGTTACAAAGGTTTTGTGGTAACCGATGCTATTAACATGAAAGGCGTAGTTACCGGACCGGGAAGAGCAGAACTGGAAGCATTGATAGCCGGTAACGACATGATTGAATTTGTGGCTGATGCAGGCAAAGCTGTTGCTACAATAAAAGAGGCAGTTGCAAACGGTGAGATCAGCGAAGACGAAATAAACGAAAAATGCAGAACAGTTTTGGCGCTGAAACGCTGGGTTGGCTTAAACGAATACCAACCCACTAGTGTGGCAGATATTACTGCCGATCTGAACGCGCCTGAATACCAGGTTACCAATCGAAAACTGATTAAACAATCGCTGACTGTTGTTGTAAATAACGACAGCACACTTCCTGTACAGGAACTTGATAAGCGAACTATTGCAACAGTAAATATTGGTGGCGCCCAAAAATCAGCCTTTCAAAGTATGTTGGCGAAATACACCAATATGGATCATTTTTGGTTACCTAAAGATGCCACAGAACAAACCTGGGCTAATCTCCGCCAAAAACTGGACAACTACAACTTTGTAATAGCCGGAATTACCGGCATCAACAAATATTCATCGAATAATTACGGCATTTCTGAAATACAGAAAAAGGCAGTTATCGACCTGGTCAATGAGCAAAATGTTGTGTTTTCAGTTTTTGGAAATGCTTACGCCTTGAAACATTTTGCCAACATCCACCATGCTGATGCTTTAATTGTAGCTCACCAAGACAATGAACTGACTCAGAAATTGGCCGCTCAGCTTGTTTTTGGGGCGTTTAAAGCCAGCGGAAAACTTCCGGTTACTTCCGACCGACGATTTAAAGCCGGCGATGGAATGGAAGTTAATCCAAACCAAACTTTTTCATACACTATTCCAGAGGAAGCAGGAATGAGCTCAGCCATCCTGAATAGAAAAATTGACTCACTGGCCAACCTCGGCATTTCAGAAGGGGCTTACCCCGGGTGCCAGGTTATGGTTGCCAAAGGCGGACAGGTGGTCTTTCATAAATGCTTTGGTTTTCAGACCTACGACAGTATTTACCCCGTAAATATGGACAATATTTACGACTGGGCATCAGTAACAAAAGTTACCGGCCCCCTTCCGGCAATCATGAAAATGGTTGATGAAAGAAAAATAAACATCGATGATAAGTTTAGTAAATACTGGCCCGATTTTATTGGAAGCAACAAAGAGAACCTGAGCTTCCGCGAGATCCTGGCACACCAGGCTCGTCTGGCATCGTGGATCGCTTTCTGGACCATGACCGTGCAGGAAGATGGGACACTCGACAGAAATGTATTTAAAGATCATCCCTCGTCGAAATTTGATATTCGCGTGTCAGAACGTTTACGTATGAATCATGATTTCCGAAAAACAATGTTCGATACCATCCGAACTTCAGAGCTTGTGCCAAGGAAAAAATACTTGTATTCGGGATTGAGCTTTTACCTCTACCCCGATATTATTGAAAATCTGACTGGCACACCTTACGAATCGTATGTTAAAAATACCTTTTACAAGCCCCTGGGCGCACAAACAATTACGTTTAATGCCTACAAACATTATCCGCTTAGCCAGATTATTCCAACCGAGGTAGACGATTTTTTCAGGATGGAAAAAATGCGCGGTTATGTACACGATGAAGGAGCAGCAATGATGGGTGGAGTTTCCGGAAATGCCGGGCTGTTCGGATCAACAACCGATTTAGCAAAAGTATTTCAAATGTATTTGCAAAACGGATATTTTGGCGGCCGCCGTTATATCTCAAAAGCAACAATAAATGAATTTACACGCATCCAGTACCCCGAAAATGAAAACCGAAGAGGTCTTGGTTTTGACAAACCCATGATTGATAATGATGAAAACGAACTGGAAGATGCCTATCCTGCTGTGTCGAGTAGCAAAAGCAGTTTTGGACACAGTGGCTATACCGGAACCTTTGCCTGGGCCGATCCTGACAACGGACTTCTATTCATCTTTATGTCGAACCGTGTTTACCCAACGCGAAACAACTCAAAACTCTACGAATTAAACATTCGCACTGCCATGCATCAGGCCATTTACGACAGTATTATTTCAGAATAA
- a CDS encoding 3-keto-disaccharide hydrolase, translated as MKKLTFFISIIFSTILFSSCEAPWQPLFNSEDLDGWETFIGTPLTGFEHLYEEATPENVFKVVDVEGEKLIHITGEVNGSLATVDTFANYHLELVFKWGDQVYTKRNSGLLYHSFGEFGEALGSWMTNIECQLMHENLGDTYLMNNTCCETEVNQTENGYVFTKGGELTQFGKDFNGPGIKKAVDAENQLGEWNTVELYSYGRTTVHLVNGQVTMINTNTGVNENGQIRPLSSGKIQIQSEGGDLFIKSVRVKPIKEIPAEILQ; from the coding sequence ATGAAGAAATTAACATTTTTCATTTCAATCATTTTTTCTACAATCTTATTTAGCTCGTGCGAAGCGCCCTGGCAACCGCTGTTCAACAGCGAAGACCTTGATGGCTGGGAAACGTTTATCGGTACTCCGCTTACCGGTTTTGAACACCTTTACGAAGAGGCCACTCCAGAAAACGTTTTTAAAGTTGTTGATGTTGAAGGAGAAAAGCTTATTCACATCACCGGAGAAGTAAACGGCTCGTTGGCTACCGTCGACACTTTTGCCAACTACCACCTGGAATTGGTTTTTAAGTGGGGCGACCAGGTTTACACAAAGAGAAACAGTGGCCTGTTATATCATAGCTTTGGCGAATTTGGCGAAGCTTTAGGCTCCTGGATGACAAACATAGAATGCCAGCTGATGCACGAAAATTTGGGCGACACATACCTCATGAACAATACTTGCTGCGAAACCGAGGTAAATCAAACTGAAAATGGTTATGTTTTCACAAAAGGAGGCGAACTCACACAATTTGGAAAAGACTTTAACGGCCCCGGAATAAAAAAAGCTGTTGATGCTGAGAATCAGCTAGGAGAATGGAATACTGTTGAACTTTACAGTTACGGCCGCACCACAGTACATTTGGTTAACGGACAGGTAACCATGATAAATACCAACACCGGAGTAAATGAAAATGGCCAGATCCGGCCACTAAGTTCAGGAAAAATACAAATTCAATCAGAAGGCGGCGACCTGTTTATCAAATCCGTTCGGGTTAAACCGATTAAGGAAATTCCTGCCGAAATCCTTCAATAA
- a CDS encoding HTH domain-containing protein: protein MEKKITFNELRKIKDSLPDGSIKQIAQEFEVSEQTVRNYFGGANYTSGKAVGIHMEPGPNGGIVLLDDTAILERAQQLVGAAV, encoded by the coding sequence ATGGAGAAAAAAATAACATTTAACGAGCTGCGTAAAATCAAAGACAGCTTGCCTGACGGTTCTATTAAACAAATTGCGCAAGAGTTTGAAGTATCAGAACAAACCGTCAGGAATTATTTCGGAGGCGCGAATTACACAAGTGGAAAAGCAGTGGGAATACACATGGAACCAGGACCAAATGGCGGAATTGTTCTCTTGGATGATACGGCAATTCTGGAACGAGCTCAGCAATTAGTTGGCGCAGCGGTTTAA